The region TGCGCAGGCAACTACGCGGCGAGCCTGATGGCCCAGTCGCAAGCGCAAGAAAAGGGCTGCGACCAGGTCGTGTGGCTCGACGCCGTGCACCGCGAATTCATCGAAGAGATGGGCGGCATGAACCTTTTCTTCGTGTATAAAGATGGCGAGAAGATCACCGTCGTGACGCCTGAACTGACGGGCACTTTGTTGCCAGGCATCACCCGCCGCAGCCTGCTGGAAATGGCGAAAGACCTCGGCTATGCCACGGAAGAGCGTAAATTGTCCGTCCAGCAATGGCGCGACGACATCGCCTCGGGCCGCATGACCGAAGTGTTCGCCTGCGGCACGGCTGCCGTCATCACGCCCGTGGGCGTGGCCAAGGCCAATGGCTTTGAAATGACCATCAACAACAATGAAAACGGCGCCGTCACCCTGGCCCTGCGCGAAGCGTTGCTGGGTCTGCAACATGGCACGGCTGCAGACACCCACGGCTGGATGCACAAGGTCTGCTGATCAGCTTGCTTGATTGATACCGCGCCGGCACCCAGTTGCCGGCGTTTTTATATCTTGAAGGAATTATGATGAACATTCGCTCTGTCTTGCCCGCGCTGGCCGCCGCTTTCCTCAGCCTGTCCGCTGGCGCCGTCCACGCGGCGGACGCCAGCTGCGCCATTCCGCGCAACGTCAGCTATTACGATTACGACGTGAAGCCGTCGGACGAGAAAAACACGTGCTACAAGCAAAGCACGAACGTGCCCACCGATTACTTCATGCTGGCGCTGTCGTGGTCGCCGGGCTTTTGCGACAGCCAGCGCCGCCGTGGCGCAGTGTCAAAGAAGGCCGCCTTCCAGTGTGCCGAGAGCAACCAGTTCGGCTGGATCGTACATGGCCTGTGGGCGCAGTCGAACAATCCGGCCACCTGCGAAGATATTTCCGTGACGCCACCGCGGAAGACGGACATGCATCCGCGCTATTGCAAGGGCAATCTGCCGAAGCTGGCGCCCTCGGACATCTTGCCCTATATGTGCATGCAGCCGGGCGAAGCCTTGCTGCAGGGTGAATGGGAAAAGCATGGCGCCTGCGATTTCGATACCGCCAAGCAGTATTTCGAGAAGGAGCGCGAACTGTTCCAGGCCTTGAAGTTGCCGGATTCCACCATGCCGAAAAACGAGTTGTTCCAGTGGATGAAGCAGCACAACCCGCAATTGAAGGGCCGCTGGCTCGGCTATGAAAAGCACTCGGGCGAGTTGCGCATCTGTTATTCGAAAGATTTCAAGGTCATCGATTGCCAGAAGTAAGCTTGCCTGTCCTGCAGGTTTTTTGCATACATGCTAGTGTATTGCCCGGATCAGCAAGATGAACAGGTAGTGTATTTATGCAGCAGACTAGGCAGCGGCGCACGCAAGCCGTCATGGTAGGCGAGGACGGCTTGCCGCCCGGCGCCCGTTTATGGGCCATGCTGGCGCTGGCCATCGGCGTGGGCATGGCCTCGCTCGATACGGCCATTGCCAACACGGCCTTGCCGGCCATTGCCAGCGAGCTGCACACGACGCCGGCCGCTTCCGTCTGGATCGTCAACGTTTACCAACTGGCCATGGTGGCGACCCTGCTGCCGTTCTCGGCGCTCGGCGAAATCGCCGGCTACCGGCGCGTGTTCATCTCCGGCATGTTCCTGTTTACCTTGGCCTCGCTCGCCTGCGCGCTGGCCTGGTCCTTGCCCTCGCTGGTGGTGGCGCGGCTATTCCAGGGCGTCGGCGCCAGCGCCATGATGAGCGTCAACACGGCGCTGCTGCGCGCCCTGTATCCGAAACATTTGCTGGGCCGCGCCTTTGGCAACAATGCGCTGGTGGTGGCAGTCGCGTTCGCCATCGGCCCCACGGCTGCCTCGCTGATCCTGGCGACGGCATCGTGGCCATGGCTGTTCGCCATCAATGTGCCGCTGGGCGTGGCCGGCTTTTTCCTCGCCAGCCGCATGTTGCCGGCCACCAAATTGTCCGGCCACACCCTCGATGCGCGCACGGCGCTGTACAACGTGGGCGCCTTCGGCTTGCTCATTCTGCTGTTTGGCGACGCTGCCCATCATGCATCCAGCGCCGTCCTGCTGGCGGAACTGGTGGCCGTGGTGATCTTTTTTATTTTGCTGCTGCGCCGCCAGGCGGGGCACGCGGCGCCGATGCTGCCGATCGACCTGTTTCGCCGTCCATTATTCCTGCTGTCGTCGCTGACGGCCATCTGCACGTTTGCCGCGCAGGGCCTGGCTTTCGTCTCGCTGCCATTCTATTTTGAAGTGACACTGGGCCGCTCACCCGTCGAGACGGGCTTTTTGATGACGCCGTGGGCCGTGCTGGTGGCCGTGATGGCGCCCGTCGCGGGCCGCCTGAGCGACCGCTATTCTCCGGGCGTGCTGGGCGGCATCGGCCTGGCGGCGCTGGCCGGCGGCTTGCTGACCCTGGTGTGGATCCCGGCGCATCCGAGCGTCTTTGACATCGGCTGGCGCATGGCCTTGTGCGGCATCGGCTTCGGCTTTTTCCAGGCGCCGAATCTGAAAGCCATCATGGGCAGCGCGCCGCCCGAGCGGGCTGGCGGCGCCAGCGGCGTGGTGGCCACGTCGCGCCTGATCGGCCAAGCGACGGGCGCGGCGCTGGTCGCGTATTGCTTCACGGTTTCCGCCGCCAGAGGCACGACGTATGCGCTGTGCCTGGCGGCAGGATTTGCCGCCGTGGCCAGCATCGCCAGCTTCTCGCGCCTGGTGGTGGCGCAGCCGGCGTGGCTGACGGGCAAGCGCGACTGACTGGTATCGCTTAAACGTCGATGGCCTTGTCCGACTGCATGCGCTTGCGCAGTTCGAACTTCTGGATCTTGCCCGTCGACGTGCGGGGCAGGGGACCGAAATAAATGGCTTTCGGTACCTTGAAACCGGCCAGGTTGTTCTTGCAAAAGGCGATCAATTCCGCTTCCGTCACCGTGCCGCCCTCGCGCAGTTCGACGAACGCGCACGGCGTCTCGCCCCATTTTTCGTCCGGCTGGGCGATGACGGCGGCGGCCAGTACTTGCGGGTGGTGGTACAAGGCGTCTTCCACTTCCACGCTGGAAATGTTTTCTCCACCGGAAATGATGATATCCTTGCTGCGGTCCTTCAGCTTGATATAGCCATCCGGATACATGACGCCGAGGTCGCCCGTGTGGAACCAGCCGCCCGCGAACGCTTCCTGCGTCGCCTTTTCATTCTTCAGATAACCCTTCATGCAGATGTTGCCACGGAACATGATCTCGCCGATCTGTTCGCCGTCGGCCGCCACGGGCTGCATGGTGTCCGGGTCGATCACGGCCACGGCGCTTTGCAAGTGGTAGCGCACGCCTTGGCGCGATTTCAATACGGCCCGCTCTTCCTGCGACAGCGCCGCCCACTCGTCCTGCTCGGCGCAGATGGCGGCCGGGCCATACACTTCCGTCAAGCCATACGAGTGGATCAAGTCGAAACCCATGGCTTCGATCTTCGCCACCATGGCCGCCGGCGGCGGCGCGCCGGCCACCATGCCGCGCACGGTCCAGTCGATTCCTTCGCGCCAGTTGGCGGGCGCATTGGCCAGGGCCGCATGCACGATGGGGGCGGCGCAATAGTGGGTGATGCGCAATTCGCGCATCAGGTCGAACACGAGCTTTGGCTCGAACTTGCGCAGGCACACGTTGACGCCGGCGCGCGCGGCCACGGTCCACGGGAAACACCAGCCGTTGCAGTGGAACATGGGCAATGTCCATAAATACACGGCATGCTTGGGCATGTCCCACTCCAGTATGTTCGACAGGGCATTGAGGGCCGCGCCGCGGTGGTGGTAGACGACGCCTTTCGGATCGCCCGTGGTGCCGGACGTGTAGTTCAATGCGATGGCATCCCACTCGTCCGCTGGCGGTTGCCAGTCGTAATCGGGGTCGCCGCTGGCCAGCAAGGCTTCGTAGTCGAGCTCGGCAAATGCGTCCACTTCCGGTCCCAGCACGTCGTTGACCTGGATCACGCGCAAGCCGGGAATCTGCGCCGCCATCTGGCGCGCCAGTTCGGCAAATTCCGTGTCGGCCAGCAAGACTTTCGCCTGGCCATGGCGCAGCATGAAGGTCAGCGAAGCCAGGTCGAGGCGGATATTCAGGGCGTTGAGGACGGCGCCCGCCATCGGGACGCCAAAGCTCGCTTCCACCATGGCGGGGGTGTTCGGCAGCATCACGGCCACCGTATCGCCCGTGCCCACGCCCAGCTTAATCAAGCCTGAGGCGAGGCGGCGCGTGCGCGCATACGTTTCGCCCCACGTCTGGCGCAAGGCGCCATGTGCAATTGCCAGGCGATTGCCATATACTGCGGCTGCCCTGGCGATATAGTCGAGCGGGGTGAGGGCGGCGTAGTTGGCGCTGTTTTTGCCGAGGCCGGTGTTGAAATCAGCTGTCATGCTTGTCTCCTGGTAAAAGAATCTTGTAGCTCCCTGTTTCGGGATTGATACCGGTTAGCATAGCACCGGTGCTGGAAAATCACTGTCATCTTAGTGACAGCTGACGTGTGAAATTGAAGGATGGAATGGACAGCAACGATAGTGTAGAACGTACGATGCCGGAATTCGACAGCCACGACTGGTTCACGGCCCTCGATACCCGGCATCAGACCCTGTTGCGCGCCGGCAGCGTGCTCCGGCATGTCGAGGCGGGCGCCTTCATCACGCGGCGCGGCGAACCGTCGGCGCACTGGATAGGCGTGCACACGGGCTTGATCAAGCTGGCCGTCTACAACGCCGATGGGCGCGGCGCCACGTTTTCCGGCGTGCCGGCGGGCGGCTGGTGCGGCGAGGGCAGCGTGCTCAAGCGCGAACTGCGCCGCTACGACGTGGTGGCCGTGCGCGCATCGGGCATCCTCCTCGTGCCGGTGGACCTGTTTCACCTGCTGCTGGCCGAAAGCCTTTCCTTTAACGCCTTCGTCATCCGCCAGCTGAACGAACGCATGGGCCAGTTCATCGCCACCATCCAGAACCAGCGCCTGCTGGCCGTCGACGCGCAAGTGGCGCAAGCGATCGCGCAACTGTTCCACCCCATGTTATATCCGCGCACTTCCAGCGTGCTTGAGCTGTCGCAGGAAGAAATCGGCTTGCTGACCGGCATTTCGCGCCAGCGCGTGAACCAGGCACTGGGCCACTTGGCCGCATTAAACCTCATCAGCATCGCCTACCAATCGATCCGCGTCGTCGACCTCGACGGCTTGCGCCGTTATGGCGTAGCGTCGCTGTGATGACAGACTGCTTGCGCGATGTATGGCATGCTGGCGGCTCGTTCACCATATTGACCTGACGCATGGCCCTCGTTTCCGATCATCCCTTGCACCTGCTGGGCTTGCGCTTTCCGCTGCGGCTGCGCGTCACCGTGCGCCAGGGTTTTGTCACTTTGCACAATGAAATCACCACCAAGAAACTGGCCAGCGGCGACAGTTTCGTCGTGCCCGCCTTCTTGCGCTTCGCCTGCGACGTGATGCCGGGGCGGGGCAAGCCGGCCGTGTTCACCCTGGCGCTGGAAGACGATGAACCCGATGGCGGCCACGGCGGCGGCAAGCGCTGGAGCCAGGCGCTGGCGCAGCATATCTTTGATACGCCGCAAGGCAAGTGGACGGCGGCGCGCCTGGCGACCCTGTGGCAAGTGACGCCGCACAAGGCCCGGGCGCGCCTGTTTTCCGAGGGTGAGGCATTATTGAGCCTGGTGCGCGAGCAGCGCCTGGCGCACGCGCTGCACACGGCGGCGCAAGCGGACGCCGATGGCGAACAGGGCGAGCGCGACCTGGCACAAGTGGCGGCCGGCTCCGGCTTTGCCTCGATCCCCGCGTTTTGCGACGCTTGCGTGGACGTGGCCGGCGTGCGCCCGAGCCTGTTCCTGCGCGGGCCGGCGCCCGGATAGCCAGACTCCGTTATAATCGGGGCCATGGGATCATTATTGAAGCGCAAACAGTGGCATATGTGGTTCGCCTGCCTGGCGATACTGCTCAATGCGCTGTCGCCATCCCTGTCGTATGCCTTTGCTTCGCTGCACGCGAACGCGAACAATGCCGCCGTCGACATCTGCTCGGCCAGCGGCGCCGTCTATACGCAGGCGGACCTGGCGCCAGCCGCCACATCCACCACCGGTTCCGTGCTGCACCACATCGAGCATTGCCCATTCTGCATGAGCCATGCGGGCAGCGTGGGTTTGCCGCCGTCGTCAGCATCGCCGCTGCCCGTCATTACGGGCCACGACCTGTATCCGCCCCTGTTTTACCAGGCGCCGCAGGCCCCGTTCGCGTGGCTGGCCGCCAGCCCGCGCGGTCCCCCTTCAGCTGCCTGAACACCCAGTCACGCCTTCCACGTCTTAACCGTATCCACTACGCCCCTCGGGCCAGAATGCCATGAAACGTCGTCTTTTCCTTCTCGCCGGTACGGCGGGATTGCTTACGCTTGCCGCTTGCGAACCAGCGCCGAAACCCCATTACAACGGCCTCGACCTGACGGGAGGCGATTACAAGCCCGACTTCAAGTTGAGCGGCCCCGACGGCAAGGTCTACACCCTGGCCGATTTCAAGGGCAAATATGTGATGGTCTTCTTTGGATTCACGCAATGCCCGGACGTGTGCCCGACAGCCCTGTCGCGCGCGCTGGAAATCCGCCAGAAACTGGGCGCCGATGGCGATAAATTGCAGGTAATCTTCATCAGCATCGACCCCGAGCGCGACACACCCGAGTTGCTGGGCGAATACATGCGCGCCTTCGACCCCAGCTTCCTCGGCTTGCGCACGGACCCGAAGAACACGGCGCAGACGGCCTT is a window of Janthinobacterium rivuli DNA encoding:
- a CDS encoding ribonuclease T2 family protein; translated protein: MNIRSVLPALAAAFLSLSAGAVHAADASCAIPRNVSYYDYDVKPSDEKNTCYKQSTNVPTDYFMLALSWSPGFCDSQRRRGAVSKKAAFQCAESNQFGWIVHGLWAQSNNPATCEDISVTPPRKTDMHPRYCKGNLPKLAPSDILPYMCMQPGEALLQGEWEKHGACDFDTAKQYFEKERELFQALKLPDSTMPKNELFQWMKQHNPQLKGRWLGYEKHSGELRICYSKDFKVIDCQK
- a CDS encoding DUF2946 domain-containing protein; its protein translation is MGSLLKRKQWHMWFACLAILLNALSPSLSYAFASLHANANNAAVDICSASGAVYTQADLAPAATSTTGSVLHHIEHCPFCMSHAGSVGLPPSSASPLPVITGHDLYPPLFYQAPQAPFAWLAASPRGPPSAA
- a CDS encoding SCO family protein, whose product is MKRRLFLLAGTAGLLTLAACEPAPKPHYNGLDLTGGDYKPDFKLSGPDGKVYTLADFKGKYVMVFFGFTQCPDVCPTALSRALEIRQKLGADGDKLQVIFISIDPERDTPELLGEYMRAFDPSFLGLRTDPKNTAQTAFNYKVFYRRVPSGSSYTMDHTAISYVLDAEGRMRLGLKHQLTGDECVQDIKTLMKSKYTL
- a CDS encoding acyl-CoA synthetase, coding for MTADFNTGLGKNSANYAALTPLDYIARAAAVYGNRLAIAHGALRQTWGETYARTRRLASGLIKLGVGTGDTVAVMLPNTPAMVEASFGVPMAGAVLNALNIRLDLASLTFMLRHGQAKVLLADTEFAELARQMAAQIPGLRVIQVNDVLGPEVDAFAELDYEALLASGDPDYDWQPPADEWDAIALNYTSGTTGDPKGVVYHHRGAALNALSNILEWDMPKHAVYLWTLPMFHCNGWCFPWTVAARAGVNVCLRKFEPKLVFDLMRELRITHYCAAPIVHAALANAPANWREGIDWTVRGMVAGAPPPAAMVAKIEAMGFDLIHSYGLTEVYGPAAICAEQDEWAALSQEERAVLKSRQGVRYHLQSAVAVIDPDTMQPVAADGEQIGEIMFRGNICMKGYLKNEKATQEAFAGGWFHTGDLGVMYPDGYIKLKDRSKDIIISGGENISSVEVEDALYHHPQVLAAAVIAQPDEKWGETPCAFVELREGGTVTEAELIAFCKNNLAGFKVPKAIYFGPLPRTSTGKIQKFELRKRMQSDKAIDV
- a CDS encoding Crp/Fnr family transcriptional regulator; this translates as MDSNDSVERTMPEFDSHDWFTALDTRHQTLLRAGSVLRHVEAGAFITRRGEPSAHWIGVHTGLIKLAVYNADGRGATFSGVPAGGWCGEGSVLKRELRRYDVVAVRASGILLVPVDLFHLLLAESLSFNAFVIRQLNERMGQFIATIQNQRLLAVDAQVAQAIAQLFHPMLYPRTSSVLELSQEEIGLLTGISRQRVNQALGHLAALNLISIAYQSIRVVDLDGLRRYGVASL
- a CDS encoding MFS transporter, with protein sequence MQQTRQRRTQAVMVGEDGLPPGARLWAMLALAIGVGMASLDTAIANTALPAIASELHTTPAASVWIVNVYQLAMVATLLPFSALGEIAGYRRVFISGMFLFTLASLACALAWSLPSLVVARLFQGVGASAMMSVNTALLRALYPKHLLGRAFGNNALVVAVAFAIGPTAASLILATASWPWLFAINVPLGVAGFFLASRMLPATKLSGHTLDARTALYNVGAFGLLILLFGDAAHHASSAVLLAELVAVVIFFILLLRRQAGHAAPMLPIDLFRRPLFLLSSLTAICTFAAQGLAFVSLPFYFEVTLGRSPVETGFLMTPWAVLVAVMAPVAGRLSDRYSPGVLGGIGLAALAGGLLTLVWIPAHPSVFDIGWRMALCGIGFGFFQAPNLKAIMGSAPPERAGGASGVVATSRLIGQATGAALVAYCFTVSAARGTTYALCLAAGFAAVASIASFSRLVVAQPAWLTGKRD